One genomic window of Sphingobacterium oryzagri includes the following:
- the icd gene encoding NADP-dependent isocitrate dehydrogenase — protein MDNSISMGSDGILQVPQQPTIPFIIGDGIGPDIWRAAVRVFDHAIEKYYAGERKIIWKEVFAGEKAFQEKGEWLPQETLDDFRKYLVGIKGPLTTPTGGGIRSLNVALRKELDLYVCLRPTKWYTGVPSPMKHPEYVDMVIFRENTEDIYAGIEFAAGTKEADTLQDFLKTELDVKYGFSSSTGVGIKLVSKEKSQRLVHAAIEYALNNKLPSVTLVHKGNIMKYTEGAFKQWGFEVAETAFAEQTYTWGQWERTKAEKGQEAANAEQRAAEQAGKIVVKDMIADNFLQQILLAPRDFSVVATLNLNGDYISDALAAMVGGIGIAPGANINYQTGHAIFEATHGTAPRFADTDTMNPSSVILSGVMMLEYIGWTEAAKGIVDAVAETIKQRTVTVDFFNLMDDATLLKTSEFADHIIEKI, from the coding sequence ATGGATAATAGCATTTCAATGGGATCTGATGGCATCTTGCAGGTGCCTCAACAACCGACGATACCTTTTATTATAGGGGATGGCATTGGACCAGATATTTGGCGAGCCGCCGTCCGCGTGTTTGATCATGCAATCGAAAAGTATTACGCCGGCGAGCGTAAGATTATTTGGAAAGAAGTTTTTGCAGGTGAAAAAGCTTTTCAGGAGAAAGGCGAGTGGCTACCTCAAGAGACGCTAGACGACTTTCGAAAATACCTGGTAGGCATTAAAGGACCGCTCACCACACCGACAGGTGGCGGAATTCGTTCGTTAAATGTGGCGTTGCGCAAAGAGCTCGATCTATACGTATGCTTGCGGCCTACGAAGTGGTACACAGGCGTTCCTTCGCCAATGAAGCATCCGGAGTATGTAGATATGGTGATCTTTCGCGAGAATACGGAAGATATTTACGCAGGAATCGAGTTTGCAGCTGGCACCAAAGAAGCCGATACGCTACAAGACTTTTTGAAAACAGAACTGGATGTCAAATACGGTTTTTCTTCGTCTACCGGCGTTGGAATCAAGTTGGTTTCGAAAGAGAAATCGCAACGCCTTGTCCACGCTGCCATTGAATACGCGTTGAATAATAAACTGCCTTCGGTTACTTTAGTACACAAGGGTAATATTATGAAATATACCGAAGGAGCATTTAAGCAGTGGGGTTTTGAAGTTGCGGAGACCGCATTTGCGGAACAAACGTATACATGGGGACAATGGGAGCGCACCAAAGCCGAGAAAGGGCAGGAGGCTGCCAATGCAGAGCAGCGCGCGGCGGAACAAGCGGGTAAGATTGTGGTTAAAGATATGATTGCGGATAATTTCTTGCAGCAAATTTTGCTGGCCCCGCGGGATTTTTCTGTTGTCGCTACGCTCAATCTGAATGGTGATTATATTTCCGATGCATTAGCAGCCATGGTGGGCGGTATTGGTATTGCGCCAGGTGCCAATATTAATTACCAGACCGGGCACGCTATTTTTGAAGCCACACATGGCACGGCTCCTCGTTTTGCAGATACCGATACGATGAATCCTTCATCGGTTATACTTTCCGGTGTGATGATGCTGGAGTATATCGGTTGGACGGAAGCCGCGAAAGGTATTGTAGACGCGGTGGCCGAGACGATCAAACAACGTACAGTAACGGTAGATTTCTTCAATTTGATGGATGATGCCACCCTGTTAAAGACCAGCGAGTTTGCCGATCATATTATAGAAAAGATCTAG
- a CDS encoding magnesium chelatase: MDYTTIKDFGALKAAGYTPRGIKEELRENLIAKIRLGETVFEGVHGYEDTVIPELERAILSKHNINLLGLRGQAKTRLARLMVNLLDEYIPVVEGSEINDDPFQPISRYAIELLNEKGDSTPISWLHRSERFSEKLATPDVTVADLIGDVDPIKAANLRLSYADDRVIHFGMIPRANRSIFVINELPDLQARIQVALFNILQEGDIQIRGFKLRLPLDLQFIFTANPEDYTNRGSIVTPLKDRIGSQILTHYPTSVAVAKAITQQEANLEANQKEQIYVPELARDILEQISFEARDNEFIDAKSGVSARMGITAFQNLLSTAELRMLRNGDATTSVRLSDFMGIVPAITGKVELLYEGEQEGASEVALSLIEGAIKQLFPLLFPKIEKLERENERQPYDDIVRWFLDADGIQLPDELTDADYQQALDSVDGLEALISKYQPDAKKEDAYFLREFVLWGLTLYNKLSKYRVDNGLQFQDNFQGYLRNNI; the protein is encoded by the coding sequence ATGGATTATACAACTATTAAAGACTTTGGAGCGTTGAAAGCCGCTGGCTATACGCCTAGAGGCATCAAAGAGGAACTGCGTGAAAACCTGATTGCCAAAATTCGCCTTGGCGAGACAGTTTTTGAAGGTGTACACGGCTATGAAGATACGGTTATTCCCGAGCTGGAGCGGGCTATTCTTTCTAAGCACAATATTAATTTGCTGGGACTTCGCGGTCAGGCAAAAACGCGTTTGGCCCGACTGATGGTCAACTTGTTGGATGAATACATTCCTGTGGTGGAGGGCTCGGAGATCAACGATGATCCTTTTCAGCCAATTTCGCGCTATGCTATAGAGCTGTTGAATGAAAAAGGAGACAGCACACCGATCAGCTGGTTGCATCGTAGCGAACGTTTTTCAGAAAAACTGGCAACGCCGGATGTTACCGTCGCTGATTTGATTGGCGATGTCGACCCGATCAAAGCGGCCAACTTACGTTTAAGCTATGCCGATGATCGGGTTATCCATTTTGGTATGATCCCGCGCGCCAATCGTTCGATCTTTGTGATCAATGAGCTGCCCGATCTGCAAGCGCGTATACAGGTAGCGCTCTTTAATATCTTGCAAGAAGGCGATATCCAAATTCGCGGCTTTAAGCTGCGATTACCGCTTGATTTGCAATTTATTTTCACGGCTAATCCAGAAGACTATACCAATAGAGGCAGTATTGTTACGCCGCTTAAAGATCGAATTGGTTCGCAAATCCTTACCCATTATCCAACCTCAGTGGCGGTTGCCAAAGCAATTACGCAGCAAGAGGCTAATCTAGAAGCCAACCAAAAGGAGCAGATTTATGTGCCAGAACTGGCGCGCGACATTTTGGAGCAAATTAGTTTTGAGGCGCGTGATAATGAGTTTATCGATGCCAAGAGTGGCGTAAGTGCGCGTATGGGTATTACGGCGTTCCAAAATTTGCTGAGCACAGCAGAACTGCGCATGCTGCGCAATGGCGACGCGACGACGTCTGTCCGCTTGAGCGATTTTATGGGTATTGTACCTGCCATTACGGGCAAAGTTGAACTGCTGTACGAGGGCGAACAGGAGGGAGCTTCAGAGGTAGCGCTTTCGCTTATTGAAGGTGCTATTAAACAATTGTTTCCACTGTTATTTCCAAAAATCGAAAAGCTGGAACGCGAAAATGAACGGCAACCTTACGATGATATTGTACGTTGGTTCCTTGATGCGGATGGCATTCAGTTGCCTGATGAGCTTACTGATGCTGATTATCAACAGGCACTTGATAGCGTGGATGGCTTGGAAGCGTTAATTAGTAAATACCAGCCTGATGCGAAAAAAGAAGATGCCTATTTCTTACGTGAGTTTGTGCTATGGGGTTTAACCTTGTATAATAAACTGAGCAAATACCGTGTAGACAATGGGCTGCAGTTTCAAGACAATTTCCAGGGATATTTGCGGAATAATATTTAG
- a CDS encoding SusC/RagA family TonB-linked outer membrane protein: MKKLFRFGREAFALTKRLFLIGRLGRPPQGYVLLLLLSILQQALWAQEGNLQELRGRVLSAIDDSPLAGATIKVQSQRISAVADDAGYFTLYGVPAAGKLIVSRTGFETAEQSFFLQNAAELTIRLQLVDNSLDDVQVIGYGNVSKRLNTGSVVTVKAADIAKQPVTNPLATLAGQVPGMTVTQSNGNAGSGFAIQIRGQNSIAQGSAPLILVDGVPFPNNQLASGMTALANRGQSPLNNINPLDIESIEVLKDADATAIYGSRGANGVVLITTKKGQQGAIKADAQVYQGFGQVTRRMELLNTEQYLEMRREAFANDGIVPTAINAPDLMLWDNERYTDWQDYLIGGTAQFTNANVSLSGGNEHTQFLLSSNYHRQGAVYPGNYFNSRITGMMNIAHQSSDKRFSVQLTGNYSLDNNALPGSDLTSDIILSPNYPALLDDQGNLLWQAHGSTFTNPLTYLKRKTTGVTDNLLANINMQYRPFKGFTARLTGGYNLIHFDQINTAPRASLDPNGNNNAYARYSNSAKKSWIIEPQLAYSLAHGKGKLELLLGGTIQRDIDNMQLIEATGFSSDALIEALAFANTITGQSGQVDYRYQALFSRINYNYADRYLVNITGRRDGSSRFGDDKRMANFGALGLAWIFSEEALLKDHLSWLSFGKLRASYGVTGNDQIGDYQYLDNYNAVSTPYQGEIGYIPSRLFNGDYSWERNIKRELGLELGFLNNSIQLTTNWFQNRSDSQLVNYTLPSQVGFNSVLRNYGALVENRGWEFVLAFAPKFKTAFTWHPSVNLTLARNRLLDFPNLASSSYANTLVIGQPLNIRRLFAFRGVDPATGLYTFDGTNFPADLTELADLTPRYFGGINNDFSYKNWQWSFLLQVVKQDAYNYFESIGARRAPGTMRNQPAEVLNRWQQAGDISDFQRFTTTGTAMTAYNNYVTYSNAMISDASFLRLKNLYVAYSFPERLAKTVGCKLLKLYFQGQNLWTLTNYKGLDPETLGSVTLPPLAVYTVGIQLNL; encoded by the coding sequence ATGAAAAAACTATTTCGTTTTGGTAGGGAGGCTTTTGCCCTAACCAAACGCTTATTTTTAATCGGCCGTCTCGGCCGTCCTCCTCAGGGATACGTGCTCTTACTATTGCTTAGTATACTACAACAGGCGCTTTGGGCACAAGAAGGAAATTTACAGGAACTTCGCGGACGTGTGTTGTCTGCCATCGATGACAGTCCCTTGGCAGGCGCGACGATCAAGGTGCAAAGCCAGCGCATAAGCGCGGTGGCAGATGATGCGGGGTACTTTACTCTTTACGGTGTACCTGCGGCGGGCAAACTTATCGTAAGCCGAACCGGTTTTGAAACGGCGGAACAATCTTTTTTTTTGCAAAACGCGGCGGAACTAACTATTAGGCTGCAGCTCGTGGACAACTCGCTAGATGATGTGCAGGTAATAGGTTATGGAAACGTATCGAAGCGTCTAAACACGGGTAGCGTCGTTACCGTAAAAGCAGCCGATATTGCCAAACAGCCGGTAACCAATCCGCTGGCAACGTTGGCCGGCCAAGTTCCGGGTATGACAGTTACGCAGAGCAACGGAAATGCAGGATCAGGTTTTGCGATACAAATACGCGGGCAAAATAGTATTGCACAGGGGAGCGCACCGCTTATTCTGGTGGATGGCGTTCCTTTTCCTAATAATCAACTAGCTTCGGGCATGACGGCATTGGCCAATCGAGGACAAAGTCCGTTAAACAATATTAATCCGTTGGATATCGAAAGCATCGAAGTGTTGAAAGATGCCGATGCAACGGCCATTTATGGTAGTCGCGGAGCGAACGGTGTCGTGCTGATCACGACAAAGAAAGGACAGCAGGGCGCCATTAAGGCAGATGCGCAGGTGTACCAAGGTTTTGGACAGGTAACTCGACGAATGGAACTGTTAAATACGGAACAGTATCTGGAAATGCGTAGAGAGGCTTTTGCTAATGATGGCATCGTGCCGACAGCCATTAATGCGCCCGATCTGATGCTTTGGGATAATGAACGTTATACCGATTGGCAAGATTATTTGATAGGCGGGACAGCACAGTTTACCAATGCGAATGTATCGCTATCTGGCGGCAATGAACATACGCAGTTTTTATTGAGTAGCAACTATCATCGGCAAGGAGCGGTATATCCGGGTAATTATTTCAATAGCCGAATTACGGGTATGATGAATATCGCACACCAGTCGTCAGATAAGCGTTTTTCTGTACAGCTAACGGGTAACTATAGTTTAGACAACAACGCTTTGCCCGGTAGCGACCTGACGAGTGATATTATTTTGTCACCTAATTACCCGGCTTTGCTCGACGATCAGGGTAACCTGCTTTGGCAAGCGCACGGCAGCACGTTTACCAATCCTTTAACTTACCTAAAACGTAAAACGACTGGCGTAACCGACAATCTGCTTGCTAACATAAATATGCAGTATCGCCCTTTTAAAGGTTTTACGGCACGCCTTACGGGAGGTTATAACTTAATTCATTTTGACCAGATAAATACCGCACCCCGAGCGTCGCTTGACCCAAATGGTAATAATAATGCCTACGCACGATATTCGAACTCGGCAAAGAAAAGTTGGATTATCGAGCCGCAGTTGGCATATAGCTTAGCGCATGGTAAGGGTAAGCTTGAGCTGTTGCTTGGCGGTACCATACAGCGTGATATCGATAATATGCAACTGATTGAAGCTACTGGTTTTTCGAGTGATGCGCTTATTGAGGCTTTAGCATTCGCTAATACCATCACGGGGCAAAGTGGGCAGGTTGATTACCGCTATCAAGCATTGTTCAGTAGGATTAATTACAACTACGCCGACCGTTATCTTGTTAATATCACCGGACGTCGAGACGGCAGTAGCCGATTTGGCGATGATAAGCGCATGGCCAATTTTGGAGCGCTGGGTTTGGCCTGGATTTTTAGCGAAGAGGCTTTGCTCAAAGACCATCTTTCTTGGTTAAGCTTTGGTAAGCTGCGCGCTAGTTATGGTGTAACGGGCAACGATCAAATAGGCGATTACCAATATTTAGACAACTATAATGCGGTATCTACGCCCTATCAAGGCGAAATTGGCTATATACCGTCGCGCTTATTTAATGGCGACTACTCGTGGGAGCGAAATATCAAACGTGAGCTAGGTCTTGAACTCGGATTTTTGAATAATAGTATTCAATTGACGACCAATTGGTTTCAAAACCGAAGCGATAGTCAGTTAGTAAACTATACGCTCCCCTCACAGGTGGGTTTTAATTCCGTCTTGCGAAATTATGGCGCCTTAGTCGAAAACAGAGGTTGGGAGTTTGTGCTAGCTTTTGCACCAAAGTTTAAAACAGCTTTTACTTGGCATCCGTCGGTAAACCTCACGCTGGCGCGAAACCGTTTGCTGGATTTTCCAAACTTAGCGAGCTCTAGCTACGCCAACACCTTGGTTATTGGTCAACCGCTCAATATTCGGAGATTATTTGCTTTTCGAGGCGTGGATCCGGCAACTGGACTTTACACCTTCGACGGCACGAACTTTCCAGCAGATTTAACGGAGCTTGCCGATCTCACACCACGATATTTTGGCGGTATAAATAATGATTTTTCTTACAAAAATTGGCAATGGAGCTTTTTGCTACAAGTGGTCAAACAAGATGCTTACAACTACTTTGAAAGTATAGGTGCACGGCGTGCGCCGGGCACCATGCGTAACCAACCAGCCGAGGTGCTCAATAGGTGGCAGCAAGCGGGTGATATCAGCGATTTTCAACGGTTTACGACGACAGGTACAGCTATGACGGCATATAATAACTACGTTACCTATTCTAATGCCATGATCTCGGATGCTTCCTTTTTACGATTGAAAAACCTATACGTTGCTTACTCTTTTCCCGAGCGATTGGCAAAGACTGTGGGCTGTAAGTTATTGAAGCTGTATTTTCAGGGACAAAATTTATGGACGTTAACAAATTATAAAGGATTGGATCCGGAAACGCTAGGGTCAGTTACCTTACCGCCATTGGCGGTGTACACCGTTGGTATACAGCTTAACTTATAA
- a CDS encoding RagB/SusD family nutrient uptake outer membrane protein codes for MMMKKYFNSILVLSLGSLMFLFSCERYLAVEPPNNRLSTAAVYADSAAASLALVGVYSNMVGSALGYITMQQSLWSLCADDMNYSGTSVQIRQFLDNSILIDNGNLNTLWGNLYRHIYQVNAVIEGVEASQGIAQGAKQLFLGEAKFIRAFLLFNAVNSWGDIPLITSTDYRVNEAKPRTSATAVYEQIVADLQAAVDGLQDRYVGSERARPNRVTALALLARVELYRRNWERAEELATALIDRTDYRLEANLNAVFLKDSREVIWQLAPSTTIPTNTPASDYVPASFTDAVIPLYLLYPEFYAGFAEQDRRRQDWIAIKPAGPYYVFYKYKDRSMPMATRREYTVLFRLAEQYLIRAEARAQRGNVQAAVNDLNSIRARAQAPRLTTSFTQEQLLQAVERERQQELFNDWGGHRWLDLKRTGRANAVLGALKGPNWQPEDQLWPIPLQQLLTNPFLTQNAGY; via the coding sequence ATGATGATGAAAAAGTACTTTAACAGCATATTGGTGCTCAGCTTGGGCAGCCTGATGTTTTTGTTTTCTTGTGAGCGTTATCTGGCCGTTGAACCGCCTAACAACCGGCTTAGCACGGCTGCAGTATATGCAGATAGCGCGGCGGCTTCGCTTGCTTTGGTTGGTGTGTATAGTAATATGGTTGGCAGCGCTTTGGGATATATTACGATGCAACAGAGCCTTTGGAGTCTCTGTGCTGATGACATGAATTACAGCGGCACATCGGTCCAAATACGGCAATTTTTAGATAATTCTATATTAATCGATAATGGCAATTTGAATACACTGTGGGGAAATTTATATAGACATATTTACCAGGTGAACGCCGTAATAGAAGGTGTCGAAGCATCGCAGGGTATTGCGCAGGGAGCAAAGCAGCTATTTTTGGGTGAGGCCAAATTTATTCGAGCCTTTTTACTTTTTAACGCCGTTAATAGTTGGGGCGACATTCCCTTGATCACCAGTACAGATTATCGAGTGAATGAAGCTAAGCCCAGAACTTCGGCGACTGCGGTTTACGAACAAATTGTTGCCGATTTGCAAGCGGCCGTTGATGGGCTTCAGGATAGGTATGTTGGCAGTGAGCGTGCACGCCCAAACAGGGTTACGGCTTTAGCTTTGTTGGCTCGCGTAGAATTGTATAGAAGAAATTGGGAGCGTGCGGAAGAACTAGCGACAGCCTTAATTGATCGTACGGATTATCGTTTGGAAGCTAATTTGAATGCCGTCTTTTTAAAAGATAGTAGAGAGGTTATTTGGCAATTGGCGCCATCTACGACTATTCCTACAAATACACCGGCTAGCGACTATGTTCCGGCAAGCTTTACCGATGCCGTTATTCCATTATACTTGCTTTATCCTGAATTTTACGCAGGTTTTGCGGAGCAGGATCGCCGGAGGCAGGATTGGATCGCCATTAAACCTGCTGGTCCTTATTATGTGTTTTATAAATACAAAGATCGATCCATGCCGATGGCTACTCGTAGAGAATACACGGTGTTGTTTCGCCTGGCAGAGCAGTATTTAATTCGTGCAGAAGCCCGGGCGCAACGGGGCAACGTGCAGGCTGCGGTTAACGATCTAAATAGCATTCGTGCTAGGGCACAGGCGCCACGCTTGACAACTAGCTTTACGCAGGAGCAACTTTTGCAAGCTGTGGAACGAGAACGGCAACAGGAGCTTTTTAACGATTGGGGTGGCCATCGTTGGTTGGATTTGAAAAGAACCGGCCGAGCAAACGCGGTGCTTGGCGCGTTGAAGGGGCCGAACTGGCAACCCGAAGATCAGTTGTGGCCTATTCCGTTGCAACAGCTGTTGACCAATCCTTTTTTAACACAAAACGCAGGTTATTAG
- a CDS encoding vWA domain-containing protein has protein sequence MKKTERSKGFVFKQYEEPFQTPFDKLFEIFQELITHTSGDFDEAIDWLRQLDKEFKLTTPEYTVDDFIEDLKNKGYIVERLDMNGAGDGVDLTSKMEKALRRNALDQIFGKMRKGTSGNHKTKYSGRSDENTGDFRNYQYGDSLEKISVTESLKNAQVNHGIGDFSLSENDLVVEDTQFKSQMSTVLMIDISHSMILYGEDRITPAKKVAMALSELILTRYPKDSLDVIVFGNDAWPIEIKDLPYLQVGPFHTNTVAGVQLALDILRRKRHANKQIFMITDGKPSCLNMPDGTYYKNPMGLDPFITSKCYSMAGQARKLGIPITTFMITSDPYLQEFVDEFTAANRGKAYYTGLGNLGEMIFEDYENNRKKRIR, from the coding sequence ATGAAAAAAACAGAGCGGAGTAAAGGATTTGTCTTTAAGCAGTATGAGGAACCCTTTCAGACGCCTTTTGACAAATTGTTTGAGATTTTTCAGGAACTGATTACCCATACTTCGGGTGATTTTGATGAAGCTATTGATTGGCTGCGTCAACTGGACAAGGAGTTTAAGCTTACGACGCCGGAATATACGGTTGACGATTTTATCGAAGATCTTAAAAACAAAGGCTATATCGTGGAGCGCCTTGATATGAACGGTGCGGGCGACGGGGTAGACCTAACTTCCAAGATGGAGAAGGCGCTACGTCGAAATGCACTTGACCAAATTTTTGGTAAGATGCGTAAAGGCACATCGGGTAATCATAAAACAAAATACAGCGGCCGAAGCGATGAGAACACAGGTGATTTCAGAAACTACCAATATGGCGACAGCTTAGAGAAAATATCGGTTACCGAAAGCTTGAAAAATGCACAGGTTAATCATGGAATAGGCGATTTTAGCCTGTCTGAAAACGATCTGGTCGTGGAAGATACGCAATTTAAGTCACAGATGAGCACTGTGTTGATGATCGACATCAGCCACAGTATGATTCTGTATGGCGAAGATCGTATCACGCCAGCGAAAAAAGTGGCGATGGCGTTGTCCGAATTGATCTTAACGCGTTACCCTAAAGATTCCCTGGATGTGATTGTGTTCGGAAACGATGCTTGGCCTATCGAGATCAAGGACTTGCCGTACTTGCAAGTCGGACCATTTCACACCAATACGGTGGCGGGTGTACAGCTGGCGCTTGATATTTTGCGACGTAAGCGGCACGCTAACAAGCAGATTTTTATGATTACCGATGGCAAACCCAGTTGTTTGAATATGCCGGATGGCACATATTATAAAAATCCGATGGGTTTGGATCCGTTTATTACGAGCAAGTGTTACAGCATGGCTGGGCAAGCACGTAAGCTCGGGATTCCCATCACTACGTTTATGATTACGTCTGATCCCTATTTGCAAGAGTTTGTTGATGAGTTTACGGCAGCCAACCGCGGAAAGGCTTATTACACCGGATTGGGCAATTTGGGTGAAATGATTTTTGAAGATTACGAAAACAACCGGAAGAAACGAATCCGGTAA